From Vitis vinifera cultivar Pinot Noir 40024 chromosome 3, ASM3070453v1, the proteins below share one genomic window:
- the LOC132253559 gene encoding jasmonate-induced oxygenase 2-like translates to MGEVDPAFIQDAQHRPKLAVIEAEGIPLIDLSSANASNHVSQIADASKNWGFFQVINHGVPSESRRKIEDAAGKFFALPLEEKRKVNRDEVNPLGYYDSELTKNVRDWKEVFDFVVSTPTVIPVSPDPDDKELKELTNQWPQYPPELREVCEEYAREMEKLAFKLLGLISLSLGLPENRFNLFFEESTNFIRLNHYPPCPIPHLALGVGRHKDGGALTILAQDDVGGLEVKRKTDGEWIRVKPTPDAYIINVGDIIQVWSNDTYESVEHRVMVNSERERFSIPFFFNPGHRVWVQPLEELTKGEKPKYRAYNWGKFFATRKHSNFKKLDVENIQISHFKASE, encoded by the exons ATGGGAGAGGTCGATCCAGCCTTCATCCAAGACGCCCAACATAGGCCTAAGCTCGCTGTTATCGAAGCTGAAGGCATCCCCCTCATTGATCTCTCTTCCGCCAATGCTTCCAACCATGTTTCTCAAATAGCTGATGCATCCAAGAATTGGGGCTTCTTTCAAGTCATCAACCATGGGGTGCCCTCGGAGTCTCGCCGGAAAATTGAGGATGCGGCGGGGAAATTCTTCGCTCTGCCATTGGAGGAGAAGAGGAAGGTGAATAGAGATGAGGTGAATCCTTTGGGGTATTATGATTCCGAGCTTACCAAGAACGTTAGGGACTGGAAGGAAGTTTTTGATTTCGTGGTGTCAACCCCCACCGTGATCCCTGTTTCGCCTGATCCTGACGACAAGGAGCTCAAAGAGCTGACCAATCAGTGGCCTCAGTACCCTCCTGAATTAAG GGAGGTATGTGAAGAATATGCTAGAGAAATGGAAAAATTAGCCTTCAAGCTGTTGGGACTCATCTCGTTGAGCTTAGGTTTGCCGGAAAACAGATTCAATCTTTTCTTTGAAGAATCAACGAACTTCATCCGCCTCAATCACTACCCACCTTGCCCCATCCCTCACCTAGCTCTGGGCGTTGGTCGCCACAAGGATGGCGGAGCCTTAACCATCCTTGCCCAGGATGATGTTGGAGGATTGGAAGTAAAGCGAAAAACCGATGGAGAATGGATTCGAGTTAAGCCCACCCCAGATGCTTATATTATCAATGTTGGGGATATAATTCAG GTCTGGAGCAACGATACTTATGAGAGTGTGGAGCACAGGGTGATGGTGAATTCAGAGAGGGAAAGGTTTTCGATTCCGTTCTTTTTCAATCCCGGGCACCGTGTTTGGGTGCAGCCCTTGGAGGAGCTGACGAAGGGGGAAAAGCCAAAGTACAGAGCATACAACTGGGGAAAGTTCTTTGCTACGAGAAAGCACAGTAATTTCAAGAAGCTTGATGTGGAAaacatccaaatttctcatttcAAGGCATCAGAGTAA
- the LOC104878793 gene encoding methyl jasmonate esterase 1-like, which produces MEAGKKHMILVSFLIFLVSSVYPMASEGRQANPVKHFVLVHGSCHGAWSWYKIVALLKSSGHKVTALDLAASGINTKQVGDLRLISEYFQPLRDFMESLPADERVVLVGHSSGGLAISQAMEKFPEKVSVAVFVTASMPGPTLNISTLNQETSRRQGPLLDSQFTYDNGPNNPPTTFTFGPLFLSLNLYQLSPTEDLALGTMLMRPVRLFSEEDTSNELMLWKKYASVKRVFIISEEDKVMKKDFQLWMIQKNPPDAVKEIKGSDHMVMMSKPKELWVHLQAIDEKYS; this is translated from the exons ATGGAGGCAGGGAAGAAGCATATGATTTTGGTTTCCTTTCtgatttttcttgtttcttcaGTGTATCCAATGGCATCAGAGGGGAGACAGGCTAATCCCGTCAAGCACTTTGTTCTAGTTCATGGGTCTTGCCATGGTGCCTGGTCTTGGTACAAGATTGTGGCACTACTAAAATCATCTGGCCACAAAGTCACTGCTCTGGATTTGGCTGCTTCTGGAATTAACACAAAACAAGTGGGTGATCTGCGATTAATTTCTGAGTATTTCCAGCCACTGAGGGACTTCATGGAGTCACTCCCTGCAGATGAGAGGGTGGTTCTTGTTGGACACAGCTCGGGTGGGTTGGCCATTTCTCAGGCCATGGAGAAGTTCCCAGAAAAGGTTTCTGTAGCTGTTTTTGTCACTGCCTCAATGCCTGGTCCCACTCTCAACATTTCCACACTCAATCAAGAG ACATCCAGGAGACAAGGTCCTCTACTAGACAGCCAGTTCACATATGATAATGGCCCCAACAATCCTCCCACCACTTTCACCTTTGGCCCCTTGTTCTTATCACTGAATTTGTATCAGTTGAGCCCAACTGAG GACTTGGCACTAGGGACTATGTTGATGAGACCCGTACGCTTGTTCAGTGAAGAAGACACGTCAAATGAGCTCATGTTGTGGAAAAAATATGCCTCGGTTAAACGTGTCTTTATTATTTCTGAGGAAGACAAGGTGATGAAAAAGGATTTTCAACTCTGGATGATCCAAAAAAACCCACCTGATGCTGTTAAAGAGATTAAAGGATCTGATCACATGGTCATGATGTCTAAGCCAAAAGAGCTTTGGGTTCACCTGCAGGCAATTGATGAGAAGTATTCTTGA